atctgacatgtaggacatctctctctctctctctatctgacatgtaggacatctctctctctctctctctctatctgacatgtaggacatctctctctctctctctatctgacatgtaggacatctctctctctctctatctgacatgtaggacatctctctctctctatctgacatgtaggacatctctctctctatctgacatgtaggacatctctctctctctctatctgacatgtaggacatctctctctctctctctatctgacatgtaggacatctctctctctctatctgacatgtaggacatctctctctctctctatctgacatgtaggacatctctctctctctatctgacatgtaggacatctctctctctatctgacatgtaggacatctctctctctctctctgacatgtaggacatctctctatctgacatgtaggacatctctctctctgacatgtaggacatctctctatctgacatgtaggacatctctctctatctgacatgtaggacatctctctctctctctatctgacatgtaggacatctctctctctctatctgacatgtaggacatctctctctctctctctatctgacatgtaggacatctctctctctctctctctctatctgacatgtaggacatctctctctctatctgacatgtaggatatctctctctctatctgacatgtaggacatctctctctctatctgacatgtaggacatctctctctctctctatctgacatgtaggacatctctctctctctctctatctgacatgtaggacatctctctctctctatctgacatgtaggacatctctctctctctctatctgacatgtaggacatctctctctctctatctgacatgtaggacatctctctctctctctatctgacatgtaggacatctctctctctctctatctgacatgtaggacatctctctctctctctatctgacatgtaggacatctctctctctctctctctatctgacatgtaggacatctctctctctctctctatctgacatgtaggacatctctctctctttatctgacatgtaggacatctctctctctctctctctatctgacatgtaggacatctctctctctctctctatctgacatgtaggacatctctctctctctatctgacatgtaggacatctctctctctctatctgacatgtaggacatctctctctctctctctctgacatgtaggacatctctctctctctctctctatctgacatgtaggacatctctctctctctctctatctgacatgtaggacatctctctctctctctctctctatctgacatgtaggacatctctctctctctctctatctgacatgtaggacatctctctctctctctatctgacatgtaggacatctctctctctctatctgacatgtaggacatctctctctctatctgacatgtaggacatctctctctctctctatctgacatgtaggacatctctctctctctctctatctgacatgtaggacatctctctctctctatctgacatgtaggacatctctctctctctctatctgacatgtaggacatctctctctctctatctgacatgtaggacatctctctctctctctatctgacatgtaggacatctctctctctctatctgacatgtaggacatctctctctctctctctctatctgacatgtaggacatctctctctctctatctgacatgtaggacatctctctctctctctctgacatgtaggacatctctctctctctatctgacatgtaggacatctctctctctctctatctgacatgtaggacatttctctctctctatctgacatgtaggacacctctctctctctatctgacatgtaggacatctctctctctctctatctgacatgtaggacatctctctctctctctctatctgacatgtaggacatctctctctctatctgacatgtaggacatctctctctctctctctctatctgacatgtaggacatctctctctctctatctgacatgtaggacatctctctctctctctatctgacatgtaggacatctctctctctatctgacatgtaggacatctctctctctatctgacatgtaggacatctctctctctctctatctgacatgtaggacatctctctctctctatctgacatgtaggacatctctctctctatctgacatgtaggacatctctctctctctctctgacatgtaggacatctctctatctgacatgtaggacatctctctctctgacatgtaggacatctctctatctgacatgtaggacatctctcgctatctgacatgtaggacatctctctctctctctctctatctgacatgtaggacatctctctctctctatctgacatgtaggacatctctctctctctctatctgacatgtaggacatctctctctctctctctctctatctgacatgtaggacatctctctctctatctgacatgtaggacatctctctctctatctgacatgtaggacatctctctctctatctgacatgtaggacatatctctctctctatctgacatgtaggacatctctctctctctctctctgacatgtaggacatctctctctctctctatctgacatgtaggacatctctctctctctatctgacatgtaggacatctctctctctatctgacatgtaggacatctctctctctctctctgacatgtaggacatctctctatctgacatgtaggacatctctctctctgacatgtaggacatctctctatctgacatgtaggacatctctcgctatctgacatgtaggacatctctctctctctctctctatctgacatgtaggacatctctctctctctatctgacatgtaggacatctctctctctctctctatctgacatgtaggacatctctctctctctctctctctatctgacatgtaggacatctctctctctatctgacatgtaggacatctctctctctatctgacatgtaggacatctctctctctatctgacatgtaggacatctctctctctctctatctgacatgtaggacatctctctctctctctctgacatgtaggacatctctctctctctatctgacatgtaggacatctctctctctctatctgacatgtaggacatctctctctctctctatctgacatgtaggacatttctctctctctatctgacatgtaggacacctctctctctctatctgacatgtaggacatctctctctctctatctgacatgtaggacatctctctctctctctctctatctgacatgtaggacatctctctctctctatctgacatgtaggacatctctctctctctctgacatgtaggacatctctctctctctatctgacatgtaggacatctctctctctctctatctgacatgtaggacatctctctctctatctgacatgtaggacatctctctctctctctctatctgacatgtaggacatctctctctctctatctgacatgtaggacatctctctctctctctatctgacatgtaggacatctctctctctatctgacatgtaggacatctatctctctatctgacatgtaggacatctctctctctctctatctgacatgtaggacatctctctctctctatctgacatgtaggacatctctctctctatctgacatgtaggacatctctctctctctctgtctgacatgtaggacatctctctctctgacatgtaggacatctctctatctgacatgtaggacatctctctctatctgacatgtaggacatctctctctctctctctatctgacatgtaggacatctctctctctctatctgacatgtaggacatctctctctctctctctatctgacatgtaggacatctctctctctatctgacatgtaggacatctctctctctatctgacatgtaggacatatctctctctatctgacatgtaggacatctctctctctctctatctgacatgtaggacatctctctctctctctctctatctgacatgtaggacatctctctctctctctctctatctgacatgtaggacatctctctctctatcttttccaGCTTGGCTGCTGAACTCTCTGGAGGAGCTGAACATAAACGAGCTGAAGACATTTCAAAACTACCTGACTAGTTGCAAGCTGCTTGGCTTTCCTCCCATCCCAAAGAGCCAGCTGGAGAACACTGACAGACAGGTCACAGTGGATCTGATGATGAAGATATACGACCCTGAGAGAGCTGTGAAGATCACACTGAGGATCCTGAGGTGGATGAATGACCATGATCTCACTGAGAAGTTACAGAGTGATCACACAGGTAAAACAACATGAATCTGTTCTTTAAAAGTTCCATTAGTTGTTTATAGCTACATTGATTGAGTGCATCTTTACTTCACCCAATGAGAACCCTCCGGCCCTGAGGAAGCTGTGGAGATCACACCGGAGTTCCTGAAGAATATGAACTGGGATGATCTGTcaaagaagatagagagagaggtgaggaggagaggggatgtttGGGTTCACAACAACAATACCTGCTAAAAGACATGGAGACAAGCTGACGAACAATGACCAACAGAAAGAGAGTCACCAAATGAAATCCTCTTCTAGTTGGCTTTCATCTAGCAAGGGTTCAATTGGAGTGAGGAACAAGTCAGAGTACTGACAGCTTGCTTAATTCCCATGGTGAAGTTAAACATCACAGAGATTATAAAGCTGACCTAATGTCATGGAGAAGTTAAACTTCACAGAGATTATAAAGCTGACCTAATGCCATGGTGAAGTTAAACATCACAGAGATTATAAGGCTGACCTAATGTCATGGAGAAGTTAAACATCACAGAGATTATAAGGCTGACCTAATGTCATGGAGAAGTTAAACTTCACAGAGATTATAAAGCTGACCTAATGTCATGGTGAAGTTAAACATCACAGAGATTATAAAGCTGACCTAATGTCATGGAGAAGTTAAACTTCACAGAGATTATAAAGCTGACCTAATGGCATGGTGAAGTTAAACATCACAGAGATTATAAGGCTGACCTAATGTCATGGAGAAGTTAAACATCACAGAGATTATAAGGCTGACCTAATGTCATGGAGAAGTTAAACTTCACAGAGATTATAAAGCTGACCTAATGCCATGTAGGAGTTAAACATCACAGAGATTATAAAGCTGACCTAATGTCATGGTGAAGTTAAACTTCACAGAGATTATAAAGCTGACCTAATGTCATGGTGAAGTTAAACATCACAGAGATTATAAAGCTGACCTAATGTCATGGTGAAGTTAAACATCACAGAGATTATAAGGCTGACCTAATGCCATGTAGGAGTTAAACATCACAGAGATTATAAAGCTGACCTAATGTCATGTAGGAGTTAAACATCACAGAATGTAGAACAGTGGACCAGGGCCTGTGTACTACTGACCCTCTTCTGGTAAGATCTTTActggaaagacagacagaatgacCGATTGACCAGTTGACTATTTAACAAATAATGCCCGAggggatgtggtatatggccaatatactatggctaagggctgttcttaggcacgataCAAAGTaaacagccgtggtatattggccatataccacaaaccccagaggtgccttactgctattatacactggttaccaacataattagagaagtaaaaataaatgttttgtcataccacggctgtcagccaatcagcattcagggctcaaaccacccagtttataataacagatttgttcagtatatattgttTTTAGAGGTTTCCTGAGGACTTTGAACCAGAGGACTATGATCAGGAGGACAATGGAACATACCGGTAACTTGGTATTCTCTTACTTGTTTTTACAGTTATAGTTTTCCATTTATGAAAGGATAATAGATACATTTAAATGTAACTTATTTAACTTTAAGAATATGAAGTCTTAAAGAACAGTTCAAGCCATTTGTCATTTTAAAAGAAACACCAACACTGCTCTTGCCAGAATCCCTTATTTAAGATCTAATTAAACAACTTCCATAAACAACGTGATACTGACAGTGTGCAGGTATTTATTTAGCTTTTAAGATATTGAATTATTCCCACACACCAACAACAAGCAAACTCAGATGTGCTTTTCctattttaaatgcattgtatgtcaTACATGTGTTATACACTACAGGTTAGAGTGCCCCAGTGCAGGTCTGTTCCAGTGCAGTAAAACAGGCCTGGTGttcaggatggagggagagggagaggtgctCTATAGGACTGTCCCCTGGGACAGGAGGTTTCTAGCCCAGAGTGTCAAGAGGCCTGCAGGACCCCTGTTCATGTTTAGATGCCTTAAGGGGTCTGTCAGTCAACTACACCTCCCCCACTGTGAGATCTGCCCTGGTAACTACACCTCAAACATACTGTAAGATCTGCCCTGGAAACTACACCTCAAACATACTGTGAGATCTGCCCTGGAAACTACACAGTTAATAAGAAAAGTGATTGTAGTGTTTTCTATCTCTTGTTACTTtctaaccaacaatgctgttttaTTTTTCTTTCCCAGGTGGTGGATGTGACTTCCTGTCTGTAGCCCATGTGACTGATGACATCATTGAGTTTATCCCTCATAAGATAACAGAAACACACGTCATAATAAACATCTATGGATTCTCTGCTTATGGCCTCATCAAGGATAAGGATGCTCCTGTCTTCCCTATCAAAGCCCAGGTGTTGTTGTTCTACCATCCATCAGATGACCCTGAACTGGAATCTGTACTGCATGTGTTGTTGCTGCCGCGGAACGTTGTCCTAATGAAGGTGACAACTGTAATTCCATAACGGACATTTTACTTATTGTCCTATCGGGGATTTGAAATTCATTCTGAATCCTAGATATTGTGAAGATATTTTGCTCTCATCAAGATAATCTACTACTCTACTCTAGGTGCAAGAGGAGAGGGCGAGGAGGAATGGCATGAGAGAACCCTTCATTGAAACAACCTCTGACTGTGAACTGACCCCTGATCAGATTTACAGCCTATCCACTGATGGGTATCATAAGGTGACACCTAAGGTAGTGATGGTTAAtagttcaacatccactgaataACAGGAAAAACAGCTGGACTCAATCAGATCCACCTTAACTCCTGATAACCAACAACTGCATAGCAGCTTCATCGTTTTGATTTAGATGATGTCAGAGAGGTAAAACCATTAGATGCACTGAGTGACATTAGTAATAATCCCATACAGCCTTGTTACAAGTTGGAACAGTGGAACATGTTGTAATATACACCTTGATTAGGATGATACAGGTGTGGTTTTGTGACAAtgacaagagcagctgctcagcAATTTGAACTCCAATACGGTTCCACCTCCGACGTATCACCTAAATAAAACCAATGATCTGCCGTGCAGGTGTCAGGTAGCCTGGGTTAGTGCTGGATCTGACTGAATCAAAGACTTCAAGAGGAAGTTAATGTTGTTCAACTGACACTGTCTTATGTTTGTCCATTTTTTGATCCAGACCAAAAAGTTTGATAATGATAAAGACTACGAAAACTACACCACAACGTTTGCGGTATTCTTACCTGCCAAAGTTAAAAAAGCTGAACTGACATTGAGGAAGAAGAAGAATATAGCCTGGTCCATATTAGACCTACTGTCCAGTCTATTTGTGAATCTTGAACATCCGTGGAAGGGTTTCTACAGATATCAAGGTAACAGTTCAGATAAAACAGTCCATGTTTTATAATCAGTGTAATGTAAACTCCTAACTCCCAAGGAGAGACAGGCCTACCGCTGGGCAGAGGAGCATAATTAATGACTGAGATTATTACTGATGTCCTGTATTGTAAAGCACTAATCAGTGTAATGTAAACTCCTAACTCCCAAGGAGAGACAGGCCTACCGCTGGGCAGAGGAGCATAATTAATGACTGAGATTATTACTGATGTCCTGTATTGTAAAGCACTAATCAGTGTAATGTAAACTCCTAACTCCCAAGGAGAGACAGGCCTACCGCTGGGCAGAGGGGCATAATTAATGACTGAGATTATTACTGATGTCCTGTATTGTAAGATCAATACAACTGAATTATACATttttctgatatatatatatttttctgatATAAGTTGATCACACTTTTAACATTCGTAATATATACACTTGAGGTTATAGaccctttttctcctctctctgtccaagCCCCTCTCCCTGCAGCCACTCCTGCCAAACCCCCTACTTTCCCAGGACAAGACTTCATTCCAAAACACAGGATTGCTCTAGAAACTCGCCTGGGACTGTTACAGCCCATATTCCTGCGTCTCCAGGATCGTGGGGTTCTGATTgacgaggagagggaggaggtggtcaGTAAATCCACCAAGACCCTACAGAACCAAACCCTGCTGGACATGGTGGTAAAGAAGGGGGCTCGTGCCCAGGAACACTTCTACCAGGTCCTGAAGGAAGTAGATCCCTGCCTGGTTGAAGACCTGGAAGAGCAGACAGTCTGAGAGGGAACCATGGATACAACAGCATCAGGATATATATCACCACAATACTAATACATGCTTTgaaagagacagtcagactgagaGGTCCCCATGGATACAACAGCATCAGGATATATAATATCACAATACTAATACATGCtctgaaagagacagacagactgagaggtAACCATGGATACAACCTCAGAAGATATCAAAACATTtatcagagacagagagcagcacTTCGAGGAGCTACTGTCTACCAGACAACCTACCTGTGTTACTCTGGTACACTGGCTACAGACTACAAGATGATTGAATTTCTATCTGTAACATGGTGAATGTTGAATCATCTTGGACAGGTCTCAGACAACATGTGAGACTTAACATCTACCAGACAACTGACTTGTACTGGACAGCTCTACTGGCTGAACACCAGATATATCTCTGTTTAGATATAGTGTATATGTTTATATAACGGTTAAGAGCATCTTTTAAAATGAATGACATTATTTTCCAACAATAGGGACTAGTCTCCTTTTGTGATTGATCAGGAGAAATAGGAGCAACTCTTGAGATAAGGAATGTGTCCTTTATGTTTGACTTCTCTGACATTACGGACTTAATCAGGCTGAATCTCTGGGACTCATTTCACTCTCAGGGAAAGATGTCATATTGTGTAGTGTTTAAATATCTGTTATAGTGTTTTGTAGTTGCATTAATCTATTTAATCTCCCTCAGTTCAATTGAGATGACAAATACTGTGTATCAGCAGTAGGGGGAAACAGCCCC
This sequence is a window from Oncorhynchus mykiss isolate Arlee chromosome 13, USDA_OmykA_1.1, whole genome shotgun sequence. Protein-coding genes within it:
- the LOC110485388 gene encoding uncharacterized protein LOC110485388 isoform X1, with protein sequence MDSSKVVAASEKEQKPAGKESEETSSEPSITSYGMLTPSGEKCRSLETVISRLEMLNVGKKTLDVPALLLTTLEEINPYELRRFQSYLTSGRMLGFPLIPESQLENTDRQDTVVQMVKRYGPERAVRNTLKILRRRNLDDLAEKLERDYTRVLLLTSLQELTEDQLKKFQSSGRIFGIPHIPESKLDNTDRQDTVDQMVESDDAEEAVVITIWILREIGRHDVAEKLERDHTRATTWRRDSSDSDKWRRRKKDVVMRRPSMLDVPALLLTTLKELTEEQLKTFQSNLTTVQLPDFPLIPESQLENTDRQDTVDQMMKSYGPERAVRNTLKILRRRNLDDLAEKLERDHTRAWLLNSLEELNINELKTFQNYLTSCKLLGFPPIPKSQLENTDRQVTVDLMMKIYDPERAVKITLRILRWMNDHDLTEKLQSDHTEPSGPEEAVEITPEFLKNMNWDDLSKKIERERFPEDFEPEDYDQEDNGTYRLECPSAGLFQCSKTGLVFRMEGEGEVLYRTVPWDRRFLAQSVKRPAGPLFMFRCLKGSVSQLHLPHCEICPGGGCDFLSVAHVTDDIIEFIPHKITETHVIINIYGFSAYGLIKDKDAPVFPIKAQVLLFYHPSDDPELESVLHVLLLPRNVVLMKVQEERARRNGMREPFIETTSDCELTPDQIYSLSTDGYHKVTPKTKKFDNDKDYENYTTTFAVFLPAKVKKAELTLRKKKNIAWSILDLLSSLFVNLEHPWKGFYRYQAPLPAATPAKPPTFPGQDFIPKHRIALETRLGLLQPIFLRLQDRGVLIDEEREEVVSKSTKTLQNQTLLDMVVKKGARAQEHFYQVLKEVDPCLVEDLEEQTV
- the LOC110485388 gene encoding uncharacterized protein LOC110485388 isoform X2 is translated as MDSSKVVAASEKEQKPAGKESEETSSEPSITSYGMLTPSGEKCRSLETVISRLEMLNVGKKTLDVPALLLTTLEEINPYELRRFQSYLTSGRMLGFPLIPESQLENTDRQDTVVQMVKRYGPERAVRNTLKILRRRNLDDLAEKLERDYTRVLLLTSLQELTEDQLKKFQSSGRIFGIPHIPESKLDNTDRQDTVDQMVESDDAEEAVVITIWILREIGRHDVAEKLERDHTRATTWRRDSSDSDKWRRRKKDVVMRRPSMLDVPALLLTTLKELTEEQLKTFQSNLTTVQLPDFPLIPESQLENTDRQDTVDQMMKSYGPERAVRNTLKILRRRNLDDLAEKLERDHTRAWLLNSLEELNINELKTFQNYLTSCKLLGFPPIPKSQLENTDRQVTVDLMMKIYDPERAVKITLRILRWMNDHDLTEKLQSDHTEPSGPEEAVEITPEFLKNMNWDDLSKKIERERFPEDFEPEDYDQEDNGTYRLECPSAGLFQCSKTGLVFRMEGEGEVLYRTVPWDRRFLAQSVKRPAGPLFMFRCLKGSVSQLHLPHCEICPGGGCDFLSVAHVTDDIIEFIPHKITETHVIINIYGFSAYGLIKDKDAPVFPIKAQVLLFYHPSDDPELESVLHVLLLPRNVVLMKVQEERARRNGMREPFIETTSDCELTPDQIYSLSTDGYHKVTPKPLSLQPLLPNPLLSQDKTSFQNTGLL